One stretch of Juglans microcarpa x Juglans regia isolate MS1-56 chromosome 3D, Jm3101_v1.0, whole genome shotgun sequence DNA includes these proteins:
- the LOC121256370 gene encoding protein PTST homolog 2, chloroplastic translates to MHANLSYWIGFKCALRFPVALFVACHLSSSFSVSSTSFCPSNPIAPLAFRCSTKCLSHALPHNLFYSPPRLLLLAPKFELSVSLHSLHSPCCFDKKKETIREQFVHLSSVAPKNGGCGGGGEPGRFSGLVRRCLKWDSEGDFALEGEILEFMKESRNPEAFPSKKELVEAGRMDLVDAIVDRGGWLSLGWDLNDEENEKVQDNVPTGVSYSSSADKECAGVFNSVVNGIQSSGMVPSFSGTSSPQPRRLVDHSVEDESGIEGILNRLEKQRNITFGFGLREQGNDAYFPSNHCEDEWDPGTSIDTTVARLESSSELTSLSSNMHIENDLGGKLDQNRSLLDGDGLVNSLKPDMWRTWSIQRAGFSDASFEAAEIAYNETRMEGPMDGSGDKILEIRDVTGESFNTVKELGSSPKEINHNEIRSRLQHLESELSFVLLSLRSNADKAMSQQGHESSSKELRNLSDAWEFQENEIMNAQGRLRSIRAKLAVLEGKMALAIIDAQKMVEEKQKRIDDNRRALQHLRTTCIVWVNPASVVLLAGSFDGWATQRKMEQSSTGFFSFRLKLYPGRYEIKFIVDGEWRVDPLRPIVKNNGYENNLLIVT, encoded by the exons ATGCACGCCAATCTGAGCTATTGGATTGGATTTAAATGCGCGTTGCGCTTTCCAGTGGCATTGTTCGTTGCTTGCCACctctcctcttccttttctGTCTCCTCAACCTCCTTTTGCCCTTCTAATCCTATCGCGCCTTTAGCCTTCCGGTGTTCGACGAAATGCCTGAGCCATGCTCTCCCTCACAACCTTTTCTACTCACCTCCTCGTCTCCTCCTGCTCGCTCCCAAATTTGAGCTCTCAGTCTCACTCCACTCGCTCCATTCTCCTTGTTGCTTCGATAAGAAGAAGGAAACGATTAGGGAGCAGTTTGTGCATCTGAGTTCTGTTGCGCCGAAGAACGGTGGTTGTGGTGGGGGCGGTGAACCTGGTCGTTTTTCTGGCCTTGTGAGGAGGTGTCTGAAGTGGGATAGCGAGGGGGATTTTGCTTTGGAGGGGGAGATTTTGGAGTTTATGAAGGAGTCGAGGAATCCGGAGGCGTTTCCGAGCAAGAAAGAACTGGTTGAAGCCGGGAGGATGGACTTGGTGGATGCTATCGTGGATAGAGGTGGTTGGCTCTCGCTGGGCTGGGATTTGAACGATGAGGAGAACGAGAAGGTCCAAGATAATGTTCCTACTGGGGTTTCTTATTCTTCCTCAGCGGATAAAGAATGTGCTGGTGTTTTTAATTCGGTGGTAAACGGAATTCAGAGCTCTGGGATGGTTCCTAGTTTTTCAGGAACTTCTTCTCCCCAGCCTCGTCGTCTGGTAGATCACT CTGTAGAGGATGAGTCTGGGATTGAGGGTATATTGAATCGATTGgagaaacaaagaaatataacttttgggtttggattgagagagcaAGGAAATGATGCTTACTTCCCAAGTAATCATTGTGAAGATGAGTGGGATCCTGGAACCTCAATAGATACG ACAGTTGCTAGACTGGAAAGCAGCAGTGAATTGACTTCTTTAAGTTCCAATATGCACATTGAAAATGATTTGGGAGGCAAGCTGGATCAGAACAGATCTTTGTTAGATGGTGATGGTTTAGTAAACTCACTTAAGCCAGACATGTGGAGAACTTGGAGCATTCAGAGGGCAGGCTTTTCTGATGCCAGTTTTGAAG CTGCTGAAATTGCCTACAATGAAACTAGGATGGAAGGGCCAATGGATGGTTCAGGAGACAAGATTCTTGAAATAAGAGATGTTACTGGTGAATCTTTTAACACAGTGAAAGAATTGGGCTCATCTCCAAAAGAGATTAATCACAATGAAATACGAAGTCGACTTCAGCACCTGGAGTCAGAGCTTTCCTTTGTTCTTCTCTCATTGAGGTCAAATGCTGATAAAGCTATGTCACAGCAG GGTCATGAAAGCTCCTCAAAGGAGTTGCGGAACCTTTCTGATGCTTGGGAGTTCCAGGAAAATGAGATCATGAATGCTCAAGGCAGATTACGGTCAATACGTGCAAAGTTAGCAGTACTAGAGGGAAAGATGGCACTGGCAATAAT CGATGCTCAAAAGATGGTGGAGGAGAAACAGAAGAGAATTGATGATAATCGTAGGGCTTTACAACATCTTCGTACTACATGCATAGTTTGGGTCAATCCAGCCTCCGTGGTGCTCTTAGCAGGTTCATTCGATGGTTGGGCTACCCAG